The Bacillus sp. Bos-x628 genome segment GATAATATTATTTCTAATGCCTTAAAATATTCACCAGAGGGTGGGCATATCACCTTTACAGTGGATCTGGATGAGGAAAAAGGGCTTGTGTTATTCAGCGTCAAAGATGAAGGAATCGGTATTCCGAAGAAGGATATGGATAAAATCTTTGAACGTTTTTATCGAGTGGATAAAGCGAGAACGAGAAAGCTTGGCGGAACCGGTCTAGGCCTTGCGATTGCGAAGGAAATGGTACAGGCTCATGGCGGAGATATTTGGGCTGACAGCATTGAAGGAAAAGGGACAACTGTCACCTTTACCCTTCCTTACAATGAAGAACAAGAGGATGATTGGGATGAAGCGTGAGACCTTTAAAACCATAATATTGACAATCCTAATTGCGATCAGTCTTGTGTTTACGTGGAATATTTGGATGTTCCAGCCAGTCATGCAAGATCAGGCGGACACTGGCACACAGGTCGTGGAAACGAAGAAGATTTCAAGTGATGAGCCTCGAAGCCTCATTGATGTCATCAAGCCGCGTGAGATGTTCATTCATTCAAATGGCGAGCATTTTAAAGTGGACCAAAAGGAGCTCTTTCAAAACTTTTGGAATGATGTCAGCCTTTGGGATGTCAAGGAAATTGAGGATGTGTCTGACCAATATTCCGAGCAGAGATTTAAGAATTTCTTCTACGGACAGGGAGGTCAAGGAAAGACATTGGATCTTGTTTTTAATGATCCAATTCCAATTGATATTTTCCAAGCGCTGTTTAAATGGCCGAATAAATCAATTGAATACAATTCGTTTGACCGAATGATTGTTCCGTTCTCCCAGCAGGACAAGGCATATAAGAAGGTATATTTGGTCTCATATAGCAAGGAATCTGTGCTTGAGCTGACCATTGAGTCGCCAAACTATCGTAACCTGATGTCAAGAATCGCAGCAGCTCAAAACAAGATGCCGCGCTATGACTTATATACGTTCTCATCAAATTCTAAAAGAGATTTCTTACTACCAAGAAAGCAAATGCAACTTGAATCCAAAATGTTCTTTATTGAAACGATTAAGACGAGTAAATTCAAGGATGCCTTGTTTACAGACCCAAGTCTTGTCGGTGAAGAGTCCAATTTAAATCGAACGGTTTATACTGATGGTACAAGTCGTCTCGAGGCGAATCAAAAAGATCACCGCATACAATACCAGCATCGCAATATCAACTCCAGCGCAGTGTTTCAAACGGGAGATTTGATTAAGCGAAGTGTAAAATATTTCAATGATACAGGAAGCTTTACCGATGATTATCAATATTTCGGGATTAACAGCAATCAGCAGCTATCCTTTAATATGTTTATGGACGGTCTTCCAATTATCAACAGCACGAAGCACCCATTTGGTATGACATCCCTTGAAGTCCAGTGGGCAAATGATGACATTTTGAATTACAAGCGTCCAAACTATATTCTCGGCAACAAGGCGAGCCAAAGTGAACAGGTCAAGCTGATGAATGGTACAGAGCTCAAGGACTTGATTATCAAGCAGACGAAATATGATGATCTTGAGAAAATTGAACAGATTTTCCCAGCCTATCAAGCCGCTTCAACCGCATCAGATCAGGATCGAGCACTTTTTGTATGGCTACAGCCAGTGTGGTGTATGAAATATAATGGCAAGACAGTGATCCTAACGAAAGATTTACTGGCAGAGGGGAGCTAGAATAATGGAGTGGAATAAGACCAAAACGATCTTCATCCTAGCCTTTCTCGTTCTCGATATTTTTCTAGGTTTTCAATACTTCGAAAAACGCTCAACCGATCATTTTGCTATTATAGAAAAAACCGATACACTTGAAGAAATGAAAGCAGATGGTATTAAATATGGCAATCTGTCAGATGAAGCAAAGATTGGATACCGCATTACAGCAGAAAAGAAGCAATTTACGAAAAAGGATGTTGACGGGTTATCTGATCAAAAGGTCAAGAGTACATTCCCTAAAACAGACAAGGATGATCCTGTGACTGTGCTCGAAATGACATTTCAAGATCCGGTGGCTCTGCCGAAAAAAGATATCAAAACTGCGGCAACGAACCTAGTGAACCAGCGTTTGCTTGATGGGAAGAACTATAAGTTGTGGAGTATTGATGAAGACGCAGGGGAGATAGTCTTTTTCCAAACATATAAAGGGAAATACATCTTCCAAGAAGGCTTGGACGAAACCGAAACGATTGGAAAAATTACGTTGAAGATGAATGACGAGAACAAAGTCGTATCGTATCAACAGTCGATGGTCACGTCAATTAATGAAGTGAGAAAAGAAACCCTTATCCCAGCGCTTGAAACGGTTAAGGACTTATATACACAAAACATGCTGAGTCAGAACACGACAGTGAAAAAGGTAGAACTCGGCTACTATACACAATATCCAGGTGCAAGTACTCAAGTCATGGTTCCTGTATGGAGAGTGGAGCTTGAAGGCACAGTAGCTGGTTCAAAGAAAAAGACCGAGGAAGAATATTTGATCAATGCCATCGACGGTTCAACACTTGATCATATAGAGAAAGATGACAAATCTTCAATGGAGTGAGAGAACATGAGCTTGCAGTTCAGTGTACTAGCGAGCGGAAGTACGGGGAACGCTTTTTATTTAGAAACGGACGAGCACGCCTTTTTGGTGGATGCTGGTTTAAGCGGCAAACAGATGGTCGAGCTTCTTGGTCAAATCGACCGAAAGCCTGAAGACTTGGACGGAATTTTTGTGACACACGAGCACTCAGATCATATTAAGGGGCTCGGTGTCATGGCAAGAAAGTACAAGCTGCCCGTCTATGCAAATGCGAAAACGTGGAAGGCAATGGAATCCCAAATCGGTAAGATCGAGACAGACCAGAAGTTCCATTTTGATATGGAGACTGTTCAATCATTTGGAGCCCTTGATGTCGAGTCATTTGGTGTGTCTCATGATGCAGCAGAGCCAATGTTTTATGTGTTTCATTATGGAGGGCGCAAGCTTGCCCTCATGACGGATACAGGCTATGTGAGTGATCGGATGAAAGGGATTATCAAATCGGCGAATACCTTTGTATTTGAGAGTAATCACGATGTCGGAATGTTGCAAATGGGGAGATATCCTTGGAGCATTAAACGCAGAATACTAAGTGATGTCGGGCATGTATCAAATGAAGATGCCGCCCTTGCCATGACAGAGGTCATTGGTGATGCCACTTCCCGTATTTATTTGGCTCATTTAAGTCAAGACAACAATATGAAGGATTTAGCCCGCATGGCAGTTCAGCAGACGCTTGAAATGAAGGGCTTTGTAGTGGGAGATGGCTTTGATTTATATGATACTGACCCGAAAAAGGCGACCCCGCTTTGCGCCGTATGATTTTTACAATCGTATGATTAAGATAGGAGCATCTTACCAACACTATATACATCATCTATTCACTGAAAGGAAGGAAACATAGTGGATTATCGCGATATAGAGTGGAAGCCGAGACGAAGCAGAAAAGGATATTTCTTATCTGGTTTGATCGGTGTATTAGTAGGAGCTTTTTTAATGGGATTCTTTTTCCCATATGTATATGGACAGAGCAGCGGTTCCTTTGGATGGCAGCGTGCTGGAGAACAGCAAACATCAGAAGGCCCTATAAAAACTGTCAATGTTAACGTCAATGATGCTGTGACGAAAGTTGTTTCTAGTATGTCTGATACTGTCGTTGGCGTCATTAACATCCAGAAGTCGAGCTTTTGGGACGAAGGCGGAGAAGCAGGCAGCGGTTCGGGTGTAATTTATAAAAAAAAGGGCGATACCTTTTATATCGTGACGAACCATCACGTTATCAAAGGAGCGAATCAGCTTGAAGTGAGTCTGCAAGATGGGACAAGAATCGGGGCAAACCTCGTGGGAAGCGATCAGCTCATGGATTTAGCTGTGCTGACAGTAAAAAGTAATAAGATCAAAAAAACTGCTACATTTGGTAATTCAGATCATGTAAAACCCGGTGAACCTGTGATTGCCATTGGGAATCCATTAGGGCTTGAATTTGCAGGATCTGTCACACAAGGTGTTATTTCTGGTACGGAACGTGCCATTCCAGTTGATTCAAATGGAGACGGTCAGACCGATTGGAATGCGGAAGTCTTACAAACGGATGCCGCCATCAACCCTGGGAACAGTGGTGGTGCGCTTATCAATATGGACGGGAAAGTAATCGGCATCAATTCGATGAAGATTGCTGAATCAGAGGTAGAAGGAATCGGGCTATCTATTCCAGCTAACCTTGTGATCCCTGTTATAGAAGATTTAGAGCGCTATGGTGAAGTCAAACGTCCATACCTTGGCGTTGGTATGAAATCATTACTAGATATCGCAAGCTATCATTGGCAGGAAACGTTGAAACTGCCAACAAAAGTGACAACAGGTGTCGTAGTGATGAGCGTTGAACCTTTGTCTCCAGCAGGAAAAGCGGGATTAAAAGAGCTGGATGTGGTGACATCTTTTGATGGAAAGAACGTACAAAATATTGTGGATTTGCGCAAATATTTGTATCAAAAGAAAGTCGGCGATAAGGTAAAGGTACAATTTTATCGAAGCGGAAAGAAAAAGTCGGTAGAGATCAAACTCTCCCAAACCGACCAATTTGGCGGATAGCCAGTTCCATGATGGGACTGGTTTTTTTGCATGCTCATCATATGAAGATGGAAAGGGGGAATACGATTGGTTACATTACAACCGATGTCACAATCAGATGACGCCTTATTGATGGAGGCGTCCATTAAGAGATATGCAGAAGAAAAGGTATTGGCTGGTACATGGGCCGAGGAAGAAGCGCTTGAGAATGCAGAAGATCAATTTAACAGTCTGCCTCCCAACGGCATTTATACAGAAAATCATGAGCTGTTGAATTTATGAAACGGGGAAGAAGCCACTGGCTGGGTTTGGCTCTATCACGATCCGCATCACCCTCAACAAGAAGGCTTT includes the following:
- the yycI gene encoding two-component system regulatory protein YycI; translated protein: MEWNKTKTIFILAFLVLDIFLGFQYFEKRSTDHFAIIEKTDTLEEMKADGIKYGNLSDEAKIGYRITAEKKQFTKKDVDGLSDQKVKSTFPKTDKDDPVTVLEMTFQDPVALPKKDIKTAATNLVNQRLLDGKNYKLWSIDEDAGEIVFFQTYKGKYIFQEGLDETETIGKITLKMNDENKVVSYQQSMVTSINEVRKETLIPALETVKDLYTQNMLSQNTTVKKVELGYYTQYPGASTQVMVPVWRVELEGTVAGSKKKTEEEYLINAIDGSTLDHIEKDDKSSME
- a CDS encoding S1C family serine protease is translated as MDYRDIEWKPRRSRKGYFLSGLIGVLVGAFLMGFFFPYVYGQSSGSFGWQRAGEQQTSEGPIKTVNVNVNDAVTKVVSSMSDTVVGVINIQKSSFWDEGGEAGSGSGVIYKKKGDTFYIVTNHHVIKGANQLEVSLQDGTRIGANLVGSDQLMDLAVLTVKSNKIKKTATFGNSDHVKPGEPVIAIGNPLGLEFAGSVTQGVISGTERAIPVDSNGDGQTDWNAEVLQTDAAINPGNSGGALINMDGKVIGINSMKIAESEVEGIGLSIPANLVIPVIEDLERYGEVKRPYLGVGMKSLLDIASYHWQETLKLPTKVTTGVVVMSVEPLSPAGKAGLKELDVVTSFDGKNVQNIVDLRKYLYQKKVGDKVKVQFYRSGKKKSVEIKLSQTDQFGG
- a CDS encoding MBL fold metallo-hydrolase, yielding MSLQFSVLASGSTGNAFYLETDEHAFLVDAGLSGKQMVELLGQIDRKPEDLDGIFVTHEHSDHIKGLGVMARKYKLPVYANAKTWKAMESQIGKIETDQKFHFDMETVQSFGALDVESFGVSHDAAEPMFYVFHYGGRKLALMTDTGYVSDRMKGIIKSANTFVFESNHDVGMLQMGRYPWSIKRRILSDVGHVSNEDAALAMTEVIGDATSRIYLAHLSQDNNMKDLARMAVQQTLEMKGFVVGDGFDLYDTDPKKATPLCAV
- the yycH gene encoding two-component system activity regulator YycH, whose protein sequence is MKRETFKTIILTILIAISLVFTWNIWMFQPVMQDQADTGTQVVETKKISSDEPRSLIDVIKPREMFIHSNGEHFKVDQKELFQNFWNDVSLWDVKEIEDVSDQYSEQRFKNFFYGQGGQGKTLDLVFNDPIPIDIFQALFKWPNKSIEYNSFDRMIVPFSQQDKAYKKVYLVSYSKESVLELTIESPNYRNLMSRIAAAQNKMPRYDLYTFSSNSKRDFLLPRKQMQLESKMFFIETIKTSKFKDALFTDPSLVGEESNLNRTVYTDGTSRLEANQKDHRIQYQHRNINSSAVFQTGDLIKRSVKYFNDTGSFTDDYQYFGINSNQQLSFNMFMDGLPIINSTKHPFGMTSLEVQWANDDILNYKRPNYILGNKASQSEQVKLMNGTELKDLIIKQTKYDDLEKIEQIFPAYQAASTASDQDRALFVWLQPVWCMKYNGKTVILTKDLLAEGS